One Malaclemys terrapin pileata isolate rMalTer1 chromosome 9, rMalTer1.hap1, whole genome shotgun sequence DNA window includes the following coding sequences:
- the SAP130 gene encoding histone deacetylase complex subunit SAP130 isoform X5, which produces MPAPTWSSLQDQGLSSESYHITDASSTVSDESNRESEVAPREHMGPGGSLQSREEKQEPVVVRPYPQVQMLTHHTVQSGTAVTVTAPPAHLTPAVPLSFSEGLMKPPTKPTMPSRPIAPAPPSTMPAPTKVPGQVTVTMENNIPQASAIPVATISGQQGHASNLHHIMATNVQMSIIRSSAPGPPLHIGASHLPRGAAAAAVMSSSKVTTVLRPASQLPNAATAQPAVQHIIHQPIQSRPPVTTSSTIPPAVIATVSATRAQSPVITTTAAHATESALSRPTLSIQQHPPSAAINIQRPAQPRDTATRITLPSHPAIGTPKQQLHNMAQKTIFSTGTPVAAATVAPILATNTIASATTAGSVSHTQAPTSTIVTMTMPSHSSHATAVTTSNIPVAKVVPQQITHTSPRIQSDYTGERSNLIPISGHRASPNPVAMETRSDNRQSVPVQFQYFLPTYPPSAYPLAAHTYTPITSSVSTIRQYPVSAQAPNSAITAQTGVGVASTVHLNPMQLMTVDASHARHIQGIQPAPISAQGIQPAPISTQGIQPAPIGTQGLHPAAPIGTQGLQPAPINAQQPQTETKTSAVVLADGATIVANPISNTFNAAPAVTTVVQTHSQSASASAPAQGSSPRPSILRKKPATDGLAVRKSLIPPQPSEVASTRVESSVRSTSGSPRPAGAKPKPEIHVSMATPVTVSMEAVSNQTSEQPTIAVPPTSQQLPSAIPTIIAAASPPSQPTAPLSTIPGAVPAAPATSTTIIAAPPPPSTMSGALSTVLGPPAPEIKIKEEVEPMDIMRPVSAVPPLTTNTMSPSLALLANNLSMPPNDLPPGASPRKKPRKQQHVISTEEGDMMETNSTDDEKSTAKSLLVKAEKRKSPPKEYIDEEGVRYVPVRPRPPITLLRHYRNPWKAAYHHFQRYSDVRVKEEKKAMLQEIANQKGVSCRAQGWKVHLCAAQLLQLTNLEHDVYERLTSLQEGIIPKKKAATDDDLHRINELIQGNMQRCKLVMDQISEARDSMLKVLDHKERVLKLLNKNGTVKKVSKLKRKEKV; this is translated from the exons ATGCCTGCCCCGAcctggagctcattgcaggatcagggcctgagtaGTGAGAGTTACCACATTACTGATGCCTCCAGCA CAGTGAGCGATGAATCTAATCGAGAGTCAGAAGTTGCTCCCAGAGAGCACATGGGTCCTGGTGGCTCTCTACAGTCTCGTGAAGAGAAACAGGAACCAGTTGTTGTTCGGCCATACCCACAGGTTCAGATGTTGACACACCATACAGTCCAATCGGGTACTGCGGTTACAGTGACAGCTCCGCCAGCACATCTGACTCCAGCAGTGCCACTTTCCTTTTCAGAGGGACTTATGAAG CCTCCTACGAAGCCCACCATGCCCAGCCGGCCCATTGCTCCTGCTCCACCCTCTACAATGCCAGCTCCCACCAAGGTTCCTGGGCAGGTTACTGTAACCATGGAAAACAATATCCCACAAGCCTCAGCTATTCCTGTGGCAACAATCAGTGGACAACAG ggacatgccagtaaCTTGCACCATATCATGGCAACAAATGTTCAGATGTCTATTATCCGAAGTAGTGCTCCTGGCCCCCCTTTACACATTGGAGCTTCTCACTTACCCCGAG GTgcggcagcagctgctgtgatGTCCAGCTCTAAAGTAACCACAGTTCTGAGGCCAGCTTCACAGTTGCCAAATGCAGCTACAGCTCAGCCAGCTGTTCAGCACATCATTCATCAACCAATCCAG TCTCGTCCTCCTGTGACGACGTCAAGCACTATCCCTCCTGCTGTAATAGCAACAGTCTCCGCCACAAGAGCTCAGTCTCCAGTTATTACTACAACAGCAGCACATGCTACGGAATCAGCCCTGAG TCGGCCCACTCTGTCTATCCAGCAGCACCCACCTTCCGCAGCTATTAATATTCAGCGCCCTGCGCAGCCACGGGACACGGCAACTCGGATCACGCTGCCATCTCACCCAGCCATAGGAACACCAAAACAGCAACTCCACAACATGGCTCAG AAAACCATTTTTAGTACTGGTACTCCAGTGGCGGCAGCAACAGTGGCACCCATTTTGGCAACCAATACTATTGCCTCAGCAACCACGGCTG GTTCTGTGTCTCATACCCAAGCTCCTACAAGTACAATTGTCACCATGACAATGCCCTCCCACTCTTCCCATGCCACTGCTGTGACCACCTCAAATATCCCAGTTG CTAAGGTGGTTCCTCAGCAAATCACACACACTTCTCCTCGGATCCAGTCTGATTATACAGGAGAGAGGAGTAATCTCATTCCCATATCTGGACACCGAGCATCGCCAAACCCAGTTGCCATGGAAACAAGAAGTGACAACAG GCAGTCTGTGCCAGTCCAATTCCAGTACTTCTTACCAACGTACCCGCCTTCTGCCTACCCTTTGGCTGCACACACTTATACCCCCATCACCAGCTCTGTGTCCACCATCCGCCAATATCCTG TTTCAGCTCAGGCCCCCAACTCTGCCATCACAGCTCAAACTGGTGTAGGAGTGGCCTCCACTGTGCACCTCAATCCCATGCAGCTGATGACTGTAGATGCATCTCATGCCCGTCACATCCAGGGGATCCAGCCAGCGCCTATCAGTGCACAGGGGATCCAGCCAGCGCCTATCAGTACacaggggatccagccagcacCAATTGGAACACAGGGACTCCACCCAGCTGCACCAATTGGAACACAGGGACTCCAGCCTGCACCAATCAATGCTCAGCAACCACAAACAGAAACAAAGACTTCAG CAGTGGTCTTGGCAGATGGAGCCACCATTGTGGCCAATCCTATTAGCAACACATTCAATGCAGCTCCAGCAGTGACCACAGTGGTACAAACTCACAGCCAGAGTGCCAGCGCCAGTGCACCAGCCCAGGGCTCATCCCCACGCCCAAGCATCCTCCGGAAGAAACCAGCTACAGATGG ACTGGCAGTCCGGAAAAGTCTgattccccctcagccttctgaAGTAGCTAGCACCCGTGTGGAGAGCTCTGTGCGGAGCACATCTGGATCACCCAGACCTGCTGG TGCCAAGCCTAAACCAGAAATCCATGTCTCTATGGCTACTCCAGTCACTGTGTCTATGGAAGCAGTGTCCAATCAAACCAGCGAGCAGCCCACCATTGCAGTCCCACCTACCTCTCAGCAGCTTCCATCTGCCATTCCAACAATTATTGCAGCAGCTAGTCCACCTTCTCAGCCGACAGCACCTCTGTCAACCATTCCAGGAGCAGttccagctgctccagccacttCTACCACAATTATAGCTGCGCCTCCACCTCCATCAACTATGAGTGGGGCCCTCTCCACAGTATTGGGACCCCCAGCACCAGAGATAAAAATCAAAGAGGAAGTGGAACCTATGGACATAATGCGACCAGTCTCAG CAGTTCCTCCATTGACTACAAATACCATGTCTCCATCTCTTGCGTTGCTGGCCAACAACCTTTCCATGCCCCCGAACGACCTGCCACCTGGTGCCTCCCCAAGGAAAAAgccccggaagcagcagcatgtaaTCTCCACAGAGGAAGGAGACATGATGGAGACTAATAGTACTGATGATGAGAAATCCACTGCCAAAAGTCTTCTGGTGAAAGCAGAGAAGCGCAAGTCTCCTCCAAAAGAGTATATAG ATGAAGAAGGTGTCAGGTACGTCCCTGTGCGTCCAAGACCCCCTATCACACTGCTCCGTCACTATCGCAACCCCTGGAAAGCTGCCTATCACCACTTTCAGAGATACAGTGATGTCAGAGTGAAAG AAGAGAAGAAGGCTATGTTGCAGGAGATTGCCAATCAGAAAGGGGTATCCTGCCGTGCGCAAGGTTGGAAAGTCCATCTCTGCGCAGCACAGTTACTGCAGTTG ACTAACCTGGAGCATGACGTGTATGAGCGCCTCACCTCCCTGCAGGAAGGGATAATCCCCAAGAAAAAAGCAGCAACTGATGATGACTTACATCGAATAAATGAACTGATACAG GGGAATATGCAGAGGTGTAAACTTGTGATGGATCAGATCAGTGAGGCCCGAGACTCCATGCTGAAGGTCTTGGATCACAAGGAGCGTGTTCTGAAGCTCTTAAACAAGAATGGAACCGTCAAGAAAGTGTCCAAATTAAAGCGAAAGGAGAAGGTCTAG
- the SAP130 gene encoding histone deacetylase complex subunit SAP130 isoform X3, which translates to MSSQQFSRSGAPPAGLGQAPPPISTSGSTGLINPTTTAVSDESNRESEVAPREHMGPGGSLQSREEKQEPVVVRPYPQVQMLTHHTVQSGTAVTVTAPPAHLTPAVPLSFSEGLMKPPTKPTMPSRPIAPAPPSTMPAPTKVPGQVTVTMENNIPQASAIPVATISGQQGHASNLHHIMATNVQMSIIRSSAPGPPLHIGASHLPRGAAAAAVMSSSKVTTVLRPASQLPNAATAQPAVQHIIHQPIQSRPPVTTSSTIPPAVIATVSATRAQSPVITTTAAHATESALSRPTLSIQQHPPSAAINIQRPAQPRDTATRITLPSHPAIGTPKQQLHNMAQKTIFSTGTPVAAATVAPILATNTIASATTAGSVSHTQAPTSTIVTMTMPSHSSHATAVTTSNIPVAKVVPQQITHTSPRIQSDYTGERSNLIPISGHRASPNPVAMETRSDNRQSVPVQFQYFLPTYPPSAYPLAAHTYTPITSSVSTIRQYPVSAQAPNSAITAQTGVGVASTVHLNPMQLMTVDASHARHIQGIQPAPISAQGIQPAPISTQGIQPAPIGTQGLHPAAPIGTQGLQPAPINAQQPQTETKTSAVVLADGATIVANPISNTFNAAPAVTTVVQTHSQSASASAPAQGSSPRPSILRKKPATDGLAVRKSLIPPQPSEVASTRVESSVRSTSGSPRPAGAKPKPEIHVSMATPVTVSMEAVSNQTSEQPTIAVPPTSQQLPSAIPTIIAAASPPSQPTAPLSTIPGAVPAAPATSTTIIAAPPPPSTMSGALSTVLGPPAPEIKIKEEVEPMDIMRPVSVPPLTTNTMSPSLALLANNLSMPPNDLPPGASPRKKPRKQQHVISTEEGDMMETNSTDDEKSTAKSLLVKAEKRKSPPKEYIDEEGVRYVPVRPRPPITLLRHYRNPWKAAYHHFQRYSDVRVKEEKKAMLQEIANQKGVSCRAQGWKVHLCAAQLLQLTNLEHDVYERLTSLQEGIIPKKKAATDDDLHRINELIQGNMQRCKLVMDQISEARDSMLKVLDHKERVLKLLNKNGTVKKVSKLKRKEKV; encoded by the exons ATGAGTTCTCAGCAGTTTTCCCGttctggagcccctcctgcaggACTAGGACAAGCTCCACCCCCAATTTCCACCAGTGGATCTACAGGGTTGATAAACCCAACAACTACAG CAGTGAGCGATGAATCTAATCGAGAGTCAGAAGTTGCTCCCAGAGAGCACATGGGTCCTGGTGGCTCTCTACAGTCTCGTGAAGAGAAACAGGAACCAGTTGTTGTTCGGCCATACCCACAGGTTCAGATGTTGACACACCATACAGTCCAATCGGGTACTGCGGTTACAGTGACAGCTCCGCCAGCACATCTGACTCCAGCAGTGCCACTTTCCTTTTCAGAGGGACTTATGAAG CCTCCTACGAAGCCCACCATGCCCAGCCGGCCCATTGCTCCTGCTCCACCCTCTACAATGCCAGCTCCCACCAAGGTTCCTGGGCAGGTTACTGTAACCATGGAAAACAATATCCCACAAGCCTCAGCTATTCCTGTGGCAACAATCAGTGGACAACAG ggacatgccagtaaCTTGCACCATATCATGGCAACAAATGTTCAGATGTCTATTATCCGAAGTAGTGCTCCTGGCCCCCCTTTACACATTGGAGCTTCTCACTTACCCCGAG GTgcggcagcagctgctgtgatGTCCAGCTCTAAAGTAACCACAGTTCTGAGGCCAGCTTCACAGTTGCCAAATGCAGCTACAGCTCAGCCAGCTGTTCAGCACATCATTCATCAACCAATCCAG TCTCGTCCTCCTGTGACGACGTCAAGCACTATCCCTCCTGCTGTAATAGCAACAGTCTCCGCCACAAGAGCTCAGTCTCCAGTTATTACTACAACAGCAGCACATGCTACGGAATCAGCCCTGAG TCGGCCCACTCTGTCTATCCAGCAGCACCCACCTTCCGCAGCTATTAATATTCAGCGCCCTGCGCAGCCACGGGACACGGCAACTCGGATCACGCTGCCATCTCACCCAGCCATAGGAACACCAAAACAGCAACTCCACAACATGGCTCAG AAAACCATTTTTAGTACTGGTACTCCAGTGGCGGCAGCAACAGTGGCACCCATTTTGGCAACCAATACTATTGCCTCAGCAACCACGGCTG GTTCTGTGTCTCATACCCAAGCTCCTACAAGTACAATTGTCACCATGACAATGCCCTCCCACTCTTCCCATGCCACTGCTGTGACCACCTCAAATATCCCAGTTG CTAAGGTGGTTCCTCAGCAAATCACACACACTTCTCCTCGGATCCAGTCTGATTATACAGGAGAGAGGAGTAATCTCATTCCCATATCTGGACACCGAGCATCGCCAAACCCAGTTGCCATGGAAACAAGAAGTGACAACAG GCAGTCTGTGCCAGTCCAATTCCAGTACTTCTTACCAACGTACCCGCCTTCTGCCTACCCTTTGGCTGCACACACTTATACCCCCATCACCAGCTCTGTGTCCACCATCCGCCAATATCCTG TTTCAGCTCAGGCCCCCAACTCTGCCATCACAGCTCAAACTGGTGTAGGAGTGGCCTCCACTGTGCACCTCAATCCCATGCAGCTGATGACTGTAGATGCATCTCATGCCCGTCACATCCAGGGGATCCAGCCAGCGCCTATCAGTGCACAGGGGATCCAGCCAGCGCCTATCAGTACacaggggatccagccagcacCAATTGGAACACAGGGACTCCACCCAGCTGCACCAATTGGAACACAGGGACTCCAGCCTGCACCAATCAATGCTCAGCAACCACAAACAGAAACAAAGACTTCAG CAGTGGTCTTGGCAGATGGAGCCACCATTGTGGCCAATCCTATTAGCAACACATTCAATGCAGCTCCAGCAGTGACCACAGTGGTACAAACTCACAGCCAGAGTGCCAGCGCCAGTGCACCAGCCCAGGGCTCATCCCCACGCCCAAGCATCCTCCGGAAGAAACCAGCTACAGATGG ACTGGCAGTCCGGAAAAGTCTgattccccctcagccttctgaAGTAGCTAGCACCCGTGTGGAGAGCTCTGTGCGGAGCACATCTGGATCACCCAGACCTGCTGG TGCCAAGCCTAAACCAGAAATCCATGTCTCTATGGCTACTCCAGTCACTGTGTCTATGGAAGCAGTGTCCAATCAAACCAGCGAGCAGCCCACCATTGCAGTCCCACCTACCTCTCAGCAGCTTCCATCTGCCATTCCAACAATTATTGCAGCAGCTAGTCCACCTTCTCAGCCGACAGCACCTCTGTCAACCATTCCAGGAGCAGttccagctgctccagccacttCTACCACAATTATAGCTGCGCCTCCACCTCCATCAACTATGAGTGGGGCCCTCTCCACAGTATTGGGACCCCCAGCACCAGAGATAAAAATCAAAGAGGAAGTGGAACCTATGGACATAATGCGACCAGTCTCAG TTCCTCCATTGACTACAAATACCATGTCTCCATCTCTTGCGTTGCTGGCCAACAACCTTTCCATGCCCCCGAACGACCTGCCACCTGGTGCCTCCCCAAGGAAAAAgccccggaagcagcagcatgtaaTCTCCACAGAGGAAGGAGACATGATGGAGACTAATAGTACTGATGATGAGAAATCCACTGCCAAAAGTCTTCTGGTGAAAGCAGAGAAGCGCAAGTCTCCTCCAAAAGAGTATATAG ATGAAGAAGGTGTCAGGTACGTCCCTGTGCGTCCAAGACCCCCTATCACACTGCTCCGTCACTATCGCAACCCCTGGAAAGCTGCCTATCACCACTTTCAGAGATACAGTGATGTCAGAGTGAAAG AAGAGAAGAAGGCTATGTTGCAGGAGATTGCCAATCAGAAAGGGGTATCCTGCCGTGCGCAAGGTTGGAAAGTCCATCTCTGCGCAGCACAGTTACTGCAGTTG ACTAACCTGGAGCATGACGTGTATGAGCGCCTCACCTCCCTGCAGGAAGGGATAATCCCCAAGAAAAAAGCAGCAACTGATGATGACTTACATCGAATAAATGAACTGATACAG GGGAATATGCAGAGGTGTAAACTTGTGATGGATCAGATCAGTGAGGCCCGAGACTCCATGCTGAAGGTCTTGGATCACAAGGAGCGTGTTCTGAAGCTCTTAAACAAGAATGGAACCGTCAAGAAAGTGTCCAAATTAAAGCGAAAGGAGAAGGTCTAG